GATTCTATATCGAAAGCATATACGAATAAAGTAGCTTTATCGAATGTTTCATTTAATGTAGAAGAAGGTAGCATTTTTGGATTGCTGGGTCCAAATGGTGCAGGAAAAACTACGTTAATACGTATTATAAACCAAATTACAATTCCCGATGAAGGACACGTTTATTTAAAAGATCATTTAATACAGAGTAGAGATATTATACAATTTGGTTATTTGCCAGAAGAACGTGGTTTATACAAAAAAATGAAAGTAGGAGAACAGGCTTTATATCTTGCTCAATTAAAAGGTATGCCTCGCAAAGATGCATTAAAAGAATTAAAAAAATGGTTCGATAAATTTGATATAGCTGCTTGGTGGGATAAAAAAGTTGAAGAATTATCGAAAGGAATGCAGCAAAAAGTACAATTTATTATTTCTGTGTTGCATAAGCCATCGGTTTTAATTTTTGATGAGCCATTTTCAGGTTTTGACCCTATAAATACCAATCTTATTAAGCAAGAACTACTTCATATGAAAAATGAAGGTGTAACCATTTTGTTATCTACCCACAATATGGCTTCGGTTGAAGAATTATGCGACGAAATTGTGCTCATTAATTCTTCAAAAAATGTATTAAATGGTAAAGTAAGTGAAATAAAGCAACTCTATAAAGAGCACCTATACGAAGTAGAATTTAATGGTTTTGTCAATATTATTGAAATGGCTCATCGCTATCAATACGAAATAATAAGCCATATAGAAACCAACCAAGTTCATAAAATTGTACTACGTTTGCTCGACAAAGAAGTTCATACTAATACACTTATTAAGGCTTTACTCGACGTTGGAACCATGGTTTCATTTAAAGAACTTTTACCTACCATGGACGAAATATTTATTAAAGTTGTAAATCAAACTAAAGATTCAGTTAAATATGAAGAAAATTAAATTAATTATATATCGCGAGTATATAACTCGTATCAGAAAAAAATCGTTTATAGTAATGAGTTTACTCGGACCGATATTAATGGCTGCATTGTTTGTAGTACCGGTGTGGGTAACATCGTTAGAAGATGAAGAAGATAAGCTTATCGCTGTTGTTGATAGTTCGCATTTATTTCGTCAACTTTTACCCGAAACTGAAAAAATTCATTTTCTTTATTTAGAAAATTATAGTCTCGAAAAAGCTGAAAAAGAGATGACCAAAAATCATTACTATGCTGTTTTATATATTCCATCTAGTATATTATCGAGTCCTATTGTTACACTTTCGTCACCCAAGCAACCTAGTTTATCATTAAGAATGCACATTATATCGTCATTAAAAAGCCAAATAGAAAGTTTTAAACTGATTAAAAAAAATATTGACCCTGAGGTTATTCAGTCAGTGAAAACCGATGTAAAAGTAGGAGTAGTAAAACTGAATGACGATGGTACACGTGAAGAAAAATCGTCTGATATGCAAATGATACTTGGTTTTATTGGTGGTTTACTTATATATATGTTTATTTTTATGTATGGTGCTCAAGTTATGCGTGGAGTTATTGAAGAAAAAACAAATAGAATAGTCGAAGTTATTATATCATCGGTTAAGCCATTTCAACTTATGATGGGTAAAATTATTGGAATTGCAATGGTAGGGCTAACGCAATTTATTATTTGGGGGATACTTACATTTACCTTAATAAGTATAGCTTCTTCGTTAATAGTAAAAGATAAAGATATATTCAAACAACAAGTACAAAGCGTTAGCATTATGAATAAAGCCAATAACAACAACTCGAATATTCATGCAGACTTTTCAGAAGATGAGGTTTCGGCTATTTTCAAATCATTAAATCAGATCGATTTTGGAGTAATGATAGGTTCATTTTTATTCTTTTTTATTTTCGGTTATTTAATGTATTCGGCTTTATTTGCGGCTATTGGAGGAGCTGTAGATAATGAGGCAGACACCCAACAATTTATGTTACCTATAACTATTCCGCTTATACTTTCTATAGTCATGATGTCAAATATAACAACTAATCTCGAAGGACCTATTGCATTTTGGTTTTCAATTATACCTCTTACAAGTCCCGTGGTTATGATGATGCGAATTCCTTTTGGTGTACCATGGTCAGAAGCTATTTTATCAGGAACTTTATTGATTGTAACATTTATTTTTACTACATGGTTGGCTGGAAAAATATATAAAACCGGTATTCTACTTTATGGTAAAAAAGTTACTTATAAAGATTTATATAAATGGATTAAAATGAATAATTAAGAATTTGAATAAAATAAAGATATGAATTGCGCGGTTATTGATTTAGGTACGAATACTTTTAATTTACTTAT
This sequence is a window from Bacteroidales bacterium. Protein-coding genes within it:
- a CDS encoding ABC transporter ATP-binding protein; amino-acid sequence: MSSLLKIDSISKAYTNKVALSNVSFNVEEGSIFGLLGPNGAGKTTLIRIINQITIPDEGHVYLKDHLIQSRDIIQFGYLPEERGLYKKMKVGEQALYLAQLKGMPRKDALKELKKWFDKFDIAAWWDKKVEELSKGMQQKVQFIISVLHKPSVLIFDEPFSGFDPINTNLIKQELLHMKNEGVTILLSTHNMASVEELCDEIVLINSSKNVLNGKVSEIKQLYKEHLYEVEFNGFVNIIEMAHRYQYEIISHIETNQVHKIVLRLLDKEVHTNTLIKALLDVGTMVSFKELLPTMDEIFIKVVNQTKDSVKYEEN
- a CDS encoding ABC transporter permease, whose protein sequence is MKKIKLIIYREYITRIRKKSFIVMSLLGPILMAALFVVPVWVTSLEDEEDKLIAVVDSSHLFRQLLPETEKIHFLYLENYSLEKAEKEMTKNHYYAVLYIPSSILSSPIVTLSSPKQPSLSLRMHIISSLKSQIESFKLIKKNIDPEVIQSVKTDVKVGVVKLNDDGTREEKSSDMQMILGFIGGLLIYMFIFMYGAQVMRGVIEEKTNRIVEVIISSVKPFQLMMGKIIGIAMVGLTQFIIWGILTFTLISIASSLIVKDKDIFKQQVQSVSIMNKANNNNSNIHADFSEDEVSAIFKSLNQIDFGVMIGSFLFFFIFGYLMYSALFAAIGGAVDNEADTQQFMLPITIPLILSIVMMSNITTNLEGPIAFWFSIIPLTSPVVMMMRIPFGVPWSEAILSGTLLIVTFIFTTWLAGKIYKTGILLYGKKVTYKDLYKWIKMNN